Within the Deltaproteobacteria bacterium genome, the region CAGAGTTAACTATGACAGAGCAACGGCGACAACCGCGCTGTGAGATAACTAATGGTCCAATCCATGGAGTACTGATGAGTCCTACTGCGCTGCCGCAGACGTCATCGGCCAATGATGCGCTGATCTCGGCCACCGCTGATGTCTTAGCCGCGCTGGGGGAGAACCTCGACCGAGAAGGCTTGCGCCAAACGCCGCAGCGTATGGCTAAGGCATTGGCCTATTTGACTAGCGGGGCAACGATGACCATGAAAGATGTACTCAACGGCGCGATCTTTACCGAGCGCTATGACCAGATGGTCCTGGTTAAGGATATCGAGTTCTATTCGCTCTGCGAGCATCACGTCCTGCCGTTTCATGGCCGTGCGCATATCGCCTATCTGCCTGCAGGGAAAGTTGTTGGTCTCAGTAAGTTACCTCGGCTGCTCGATGTGTATGCACGGCGGTTACAGGTGCAGGAACGTCTGACCCAGCAAGTCGCCGAAGCGTTGCAGGAAGCCCTCAACCCACGCGGGGTCGCGGTTATGGTCGAAGCCGCCCACTTCTGCATGATGATGCGTGGGGTGGAGAAGCAGAACTCCACCACCGTGACCTCCGCGTTGCTTGGGGTCTTCCGCGACGATCCAGCCTTACGTAACGAGTTTTTGCAAGCCGTACGAACACAGTAGCGGGTACGGTAAGGCATCAGGAAGCGAGTTGGATACGAACCTCACAAGAAGAGAGTGATTATCTAAATATCAGAAGGAGGATCAACGATGTCTGTTCATCATCTGTCAAAGGGAATGTTTCTCGGAGCTGCCGGGCTCTCGTTTTTACTGTCGGTGTATCTGTGGTTTGTGGTGGGCAATAAAGAGCAAGGCGCATTTGTTGGACTGTGGGTACCGTCGATTCTGGCGCTTGGGGGGCTACTGACCAATGCGCGGAAGGAGGATCATCATGTCTGACTGGAATCTCTTTCTGTTTGGCGTTGGAGTATCGTTTATGTGTGGCATTGGTGCTCTGGCGCCGTTGCTCTACGCCGCATCAAAGGCGGAACTGGATTGGCGAGCGCGGAAGCGACAAAACAATACTGTCGCTCCGTTACGACCCATCGAACCAAAGAATCACACATATGCAGATGATCCGGGCGTGCGGCAACGCCGGGCATGACGCCATTGCTCAGCGCACGAGTCGCGGGATGCTCTTTGCGGACGCATTAGCAAAATCGCTCACAGTTGGATAAAAGTAGATGCAAGACGTCGCCAATAACAGAGAGGAAAGCCACACACATGAAGCACCACCGTTGCCACCAGGATCGCCCCGCGATCCGTCGAGAAGTGATAGGGTCTTGTCAAAGCGCGCAATTACACACGTTGTGTCTCGCGATCCCCATGGGGTGCTCCCTATGACCGCACGTCGCCACGAGGCTCGGGAGGAAGAGGCGAATCTCTCGATTGGTGCGCTCTCGCGTGCCACCGGGATTCCGCCAGAGACGTTACGAACCTGGGAGCAACGCTACGGCTTTCCCGAGCCTGAGCGCAAACCGTCAGGACATCGCGTCTATCCGACATCCAGTGTGCCGCGCTTACGACGGATTGCCGAGGCGCTTGCGCGTGGGCACCGCGCCCACGAAGCGGTATCCGCCTCCGAGCAGGCCCTGAGTTCGCTCTTAACCGTTGGCCCGGTGGAGGTCACCCCGCGTCAGAGTCCTGACGAGAAAGGGGAGGCTGATGTCGTCGATTTGCTCCGCTTTGTCGAAACGTTCGATGCGGAACAGCTCACACGCAGTCTCATCCGTGATTGGAAGCGCCTGACGCCCTTGGAATTTCTCCGGAAACGGATCGCCCCGCTGATTCACGCCGTTGGGGAAGAGTGGGCCGCTGCACGCCTCGAAATTCGTCATGAACGGTTTCTCTCGGAGCGTGTCAGTGATGTGTTGCGCTCGGTGCGACTGCCGCTCGAGGAAAAGGCCAGAGGACCGCTGGTCGTGTGTGCGACCTTGCCGGGTGAGGAGCATGGCTTGGGACTGCAAATGGTGGCACTGCTGCTCACGGGAGTTGGATGTCGCATCCTGTTTCTCGGGACGGAAGTCCCGCCAACGCAGGTGGCCAGTTTAGCCCGAGATCTCAACGCCCGTGCGGTCGGTGTGAGTGTCTCGATTGCCAATCGGGGAGAGCCGATGGCGGGCCAGATCACCTTCCTGCGCAGCGTGCTACCGCGTCGGGTGACTCTACTTGTGGGTGGAGTCGGTGCGCCCAGTACCCAACCTGGGTTGAAGGTGCTTGTGGATCTCGCTGAAGTCGAAGAGTGGGGGCGCCATCTCGTCATGGTGGCGTAATCAGCATGGCAGCCAGTGTTTCCCTCGTCTGGTTTCGTCACGATCTCCGCGTTGCCGATAACCCTGCACTAGAGGCAGCCGTCCAACGCGGTGGACCAATCATCCCGGTGTACGTCTGGGCACCAGAGGAGGAGGGCGCCTGGCCACCCGGAGCGGCGTCACGCTGGTGGCTACATCAGTCTCTCGCGCGTCTTGCCGCTCACTTGTCCACGTGTGGATCACGACTTGTGATTCGTCGTGGCCCGAGTCTTTTGACGCTCCAAACGTTGATCAAGGACACCGGTGCACAGGCCGTATTCTGGAATCGTCGCTATGAGCCGTCAATCGTCAAACGCGATACAGAAATGAAAAGCACGCTCCGTGCAACAGGCCTCCACGTCGAAAGTTTCAATACGGCTTTGCTGTTCGAGCCTACCACTCTTCGCAATAGAGCAGGAAAGCCGTTCCAAGTGTTCACCCCCTTTTGGCAGACGTGCCTGTCTCTGGCGGAACCCAGCGCTCCGCTCAGGGCGCCTGCTCGCCTCTCCGCGCCAGACCAGTGGCCGCATTCAGTATCCCTCGACAGCTTGCAGCTTGAGCCGACGATTGATTGGGCTGGCGGCACACGCGCAGCCTGGTGTCCTGGCGAAGATGGGGCCACTCGTGAGCTGCAACGTTTCGTGGATGCGGCAGTCACTGACTACGCAGAGCGCCGCGATCGACCAGATGAAGTCCAGACCTCACGTCTCTCGCCGCATCTCCACTTTGGCGAGATCAGCCCGCGACAGGTCTGGTCTGCCGTACGCAAGGCCAGCAGGCAACAGCTGATGAAACAACGTGGCGCTGAGGCGTATCTGCGGCAACTCGGCTGGCGGGAGTTTGCTCACCATCTGTTATTTCACTTCCCCCATACAACCGAGCAACCGCTGCGGGCGGAATTTGCCGACTTTCCCTGGCGAGACCACCCCGCGGACTTCCGCGCATGGCAACGTGGCCAAACCGGATACCCGCTGGTCGATGCTGGGATGCGGGAACTGTGGGCTACCGGCTGGATGCATAACCGCGTACGAATGGTAGCCGCTTCGTTTCTCGTGAAGCATTTGCTCTTGCCGTGGCAGGACGGAGACCGTTGGTTCTGGGAGACCCTGGTGGATGCAGACTTAGCCAACAATACCTTGGGATGGCAGTGGGTCGCAGGCTGTGGGGCCGACGCCGCGCCGTATTTTCGCATCTTTAATCCAGTGGCGCAGGGGGAAAAATTCGACCCTAACGGCGCGTACGTCCGTCGCTGGGTTCCTGAGTTGAGCCGTTTACCGGCAGAATGGATTCACAAACCCTGGGAATCACCACCGAATGTATTGAGCGAGGCAGGAGTGAAATTAGGAACGACCTATCCTGAGCCGATCGTCAGTCATCACACTGCGCGCGTCCGTGCACTGGCCGCGCTAGCCAAGATCAGGACGACGAACGGCAACCGAAGCACGCAGTTACAAACTGTTCCTATGGAGGCGCAATGAAACTCGTACTGCTCGCTGTATTGGCATTCTGTCTTTCGTGTGTATCTCACACTCGTGCTGTTGAGGCAGAGACGTCTCCGTCTCTCACCACGCCTGGGCGGGCAGCTACCGTGACGGTGAAAGCCACGGGCCTGAGCAATGCGAACGGCAAAGTCGTGTTCCTGTTGTATACGCGGCCTGAGGATTTTATCACCAACCTGGAGGGTGCGGACCAGCGCAAGGCCGTGTCCATTGATAATGGGTCAGCCTCCGCGGTGTTCGAGAATGTCTCTCCGGGTGTCTATGCGATTGCGGTCTTTCATGACGAGAACGACAACGGCACGGTCGATTATAACTTTCTGGGTATTCCGAAAGAAACGACCGGCGCCTCGCGCGATCCGCGCCCGAAGCTTCGGGCTCCACGATTTGATGAAGCCGCGTTTACCGTGAGCGACCCAACACAGGCAGTCGCCATCCGCATGAATTCTACCTACGACTAACATGCGCCCACGCATGCTCGTCGTGAAGGAGTACCACGCATGATTCTGGTCACTGGAGGCACAGGGTTTTTGGGGCAGTATCTCATTCGTGCGCTCTCGCACACGGCGCTGCCCGTTCGCGTGCTCTCGCGCAATCCGACCAAACATACGCACCAGGCAAGTGAGCGGGTTGAGGTGGTTGCAGGAGATGTGACTGACCCACCCTCGCTCGCCCGCGCACTCGACGGTGTGACCCACGTCGTGCATGCCGCGGCGCTGAT harbors:
- a CDS encoding deoxyribodipyrimidine photo-lyase; protein product: MAASVSLVWFRHDLRVADNPALEAAVQRGGPIIPVYVWAPEEEGAWPPGAASRWWLHQSLARLAAHLSTCGSRLVIRRGPSLLTLQTLIKDTGAQAVFWNRRYEPSIVKRDTEMKSTLRATGLHVESFNTALLFEPTTLRNRAGKPFQVFTPFWQTCLSLAEPSAPLRAPARLSAPDQWPHSVSLDSLQLEPTIDWAGGTRAAWCPGEDGATRELQRFVDAAVTDYAERRDRPDEVQTSRLSPHLHFGEISPRQVWSAVRKASRQQLMKQRGAEAYLRQLGWREFAHHLLFHFPHTTEQPLRAEFADFPWRDHPADFRAWQRGQTGYPLVDAGMRELWATGWMHNRVRMVAASFLVKHLLLPWQDGDRWFWETLVDADLANNTLGWQWVAGCGADAAPYFRIFNPVAQGEKFDPNGAYVRRWVPELSRLPAEWIHKPWESPPNVLSEAGVKLGTTYPEPIVSHHTARVRALAALAKIRTTNGNRSTQLQTVPMEAQ
- a CDS encoding MerR family DNA-binding transcriptional regulator; translation: MQDVANNREESHTHEAPPLPPGSPRDPSRSDRVLSKRAITHVVSRDPHGVLPMTARRHEAREEEANLSIGALSRATGIPPETLRTWEQRYGFPEPERKPSGHRVYPTSSVPRLRRIAEALARGHRAHEAVSASEQALSSLLTVGPVEVTPRQSPDEKGEADVVDLLRFVETFDAEQLTRSLIRDWKRLTPLEFLRKRIAPLIHAVGEEWAAARLEIRHERFLSERVSDVLRSVRLPLEEKARGPLVVCATLPGEEHGLGLQMVALLLTGVGCRILFLGTEVPPTQVASLARDLNARAVGVSVSIANRGEPMAGQITFLRSVLPRRVTLLVGGVGAPSTQPGLKVLVDLAEVEEWGRHLVMVA
- a CDS encoding DUF2141 domain-containing protein, whose protein sequence is MKLVLLAVLAFCLSCVSHTRAVEAETSPSLTTPGRAATVTVKATGLSNANGKVVFLLYTRPEDFITNLEGADQRKAVSIDNGSASAVFENVSPGVYAIAVFHDENDNGTVDYNFLGIPKETTGASRDPRPKLRAPRFDEAAFTVSDPTQAVAIRMNSTYD
- the folE gene encoding GTP cyclohydrolase I FolE, giving the protein MSPTALPQTSSANDALISATADVLAALGENLDREGLRQTPQRMAKALAYLTSGATMTMKDVLNGAIFTERYDQMVLVKDIEFYSLCEHHVLPFHGRAHIAYLPAGKVVGLSKLPRLLDVYARRLQVQERLTQQVAEALQEALNPRGVAVMVEAAHFCMMMRGVEKQNSTTVTSALLGVFRDDPALRNEFLQAVRTQ